The Candidatus Saccharimonadales bacterium genome contains the following window.
TTTTCTAAACACATTGGCAAAGCTTAGGTAGCTACCTTTGTTGCCTTCGGCATCGACATAGTTTTTATCAGTGCTGCCGCCTTTTTCTATAGATAGTCTTAGCACTTGCAGCAATCCGTTATAAAGAGCCATGAGCTTGGTTTTAGGGATTTGGCTAACTATGGTTGCCGGGTGAATTTTGGCCAGCCACAGCGATTCGTCGGCATAAATGTTACCCACGCCGGCAAGCACTGTTTGATCCAGCAAAACGGCTTTAATGTTGCTGTTCTTGCGCCGCATAATACGCTCAATAAACATATCAACCGTAAAGTCGTCTTCTAGCGGTTCCGGGCCAACCTTTTTAAAGAAATCTATTTCTGGGATTTCGATAGTCGGCATCAGGCGCATCCAGCCGAACTTGCGCTGATCGTTGAAAAACAACTGCGGGCCGTGTGGGCCTACTTTTGGGCGAAGCCCAAAACTCCGCCCACGCTCTTGGCCGATTGCCTCGTCAGCGACTCCAGTGCTCACGCTTCGTACTTTTTGTACGATTTGCTCCGCGCTTCGTCGCTTCCTAGCACTCGGCTCAAGCCCATCGGTTATTTCCGCTTTTCTAGGCTCAAATGTAAT
Protein-coding sequences here:
- a CDS encoding DNA-formamidopyrimidine glycosylase family protein, which gives rise to MPELPEVETIRIGLSRLLPGLKIKTVEHDWPKSFPNAPADVARFLVGAEVVGVRRRAKVLIIDLSSQYSLIIHLKMTGQLVFVGQQRFGAGHPNADLVNDLPAKSTRVIITFEPRKAEITDGLEPSARKRRSAEQIVQKVRSVSTGVADEAIGQERGRSFGLRPKVGPHGPQLFFNDQRKFGWMRLMPTIEIPEIDFFKKVGPEPLEDDFTVDMFIERIMRRKNSNIKAVLLDQTVLAGVGNIYADESLWLAKIHPATIVSQIPKTKLMALYNGLLQVLRLSIEKGGSTDKNYVDAEGNKGSYLSFANVFRKEGQPCPRCGTIIEKTRVAGRGTHFCPHDQILP